The Sinomonas sp. P10A9 genome includes a window with the following:
- a CDS encoding MFS transporter, translated as MSGRPGLLSREYRGLVVGLLAIVTCSAFEAMAVTTAMPVVATDLGGEHGYGLAFSLFLTASLAATAAAGPWCDRAGPRPSLLMGLVLMTGGLVLAGGAWDFAAFTLGRMVSGAGTGFMIVPLYVIIGQTLPSALQPVLFSWFSAAWVVPSLVGPYVSGILAQHASWRWVFFGVAPIVVTAVVLTWPRVRGLGAPEATTIDPGEGRRRSLLGVILAVGVAAAQWAALSWGDPQARAAFPPVALGAVVLAGAAAATMTAPRLMPPGVARIARGLPAVMVTRGFMTLAFFGAEAFIPLMLVDRYGLEPSIAGLALTGGALGWTAGSFAQARGWLRKPTFLVLGSTVLAVGLALISGALSGALSPWLVAVAWVIAGAGMGLTVTTTSVLVLDLSDTADRGRNSASLQMADMLGGVIGTAGAGTLYSLLLTPERTPGPGVFSLLAGALAVSALLAAVAGARAGTTAAKPASSAGPAPAPSSETTSPTPEDRA; from the coding sequence GTGTCTGGTCGTCCGGGCCTGCTGTCCAGGGAGTACCGCGGCCTCGTCGTCGGCCTGCTCGCTATCGTCACGTGCAGTGCGTTCGAGGCAATGGCCGTCACGACGGCGATGCCTGTGGTCGCCACGGATCTGGGGGGAGAACACGGCTACGGCCTCGCGTTCTCGCTGTTCCTGACGGCGTCCCTCGCCGCGACAGCCGCGGCAGGCCCGTGGTGCGACCGCGCAGGACCCCGGCCCTCGCTCCTCATGGGGCTCGTGCTCATGACCGGGGGGCTCGTGTTGGCCGGGGGAGCCTGGGACTTCGCCGCGTTCACGCTCGGGCGGATGGTCTCCGGCGCGGGGACTGGGTTCATGATCGTCCCCTTGTACGTCATCATCGGACAGACGTTGCCGTCCGCCCTCCAGCCTGTGCTGTTCAGCTGGTTCTCGGCGGCATGGGTCGTGCCGTCCCTCGTGGGTCCGTACGTCTCCGGCATCCTGGCCCAGCACGCCAGCTGGCGCTGGGTGTTCTTCGGGGTCGCACCGATCGTCGTGACCGCCGTGGTCCTCACGTGGCCGCGGGTCCGCGGGCTCGGCGCGCCCGAGGCGACCACCATCGACCCCGGAGAAGGCCGACGCCGCTCCCTCCTCGGCGTCATCCTCGCCGTCGGTGTTGCCGCTGCCCAATGGGCTGCCCTCTCATGGGGCGACCCGCAGGCCAGGGCGGCGTTCCCGCCCGTGGCGCTCGGCGCCGTCGTGCTTGCCGGGGCGGCCGCGGCGACGATGACCGCGCCCCGGCTCATGCCGCCCGGTGTGGCACGCATCGCCCGCGGCCTGCCGGCCGTCATGGTCACCCGCGGCTTCATGACGCTGGCCTTCTTCGGTGCCGAGGCCTTTATTCCGCTCATGCTCGTCGACCGGTACGGGCTCGAGCCGTCGATCGCAGGGCTCGCCCTGACCGGCGGTGCCCTGGGCTGGACCGCGGGCTCCTTCGCACAGGCTCGGGGCTGGCTGAGGAAGCCGACGTTCCTCGTGCTCGGCTCCACCGTTCTGGCCGTGGGCCTTGCCCTGATCTCAGGCGCCCTATCGGGTGCCCTCTCCCCGTGGCTTGTCGCTGTGGCGTGGGTCATTGCAGGCGCGGGCATGGGGCTGACAGTCACCACGACCTCCGTCCTGGTCCTCGACCTGAGCGACACGGCCGACCGCGGCCGGAATTCGGCCTCCCTCCAGATGGCCGATATGCTCGGTGGAGTGATTGGAACCGCCGGAGCTGGAACGCTGTACTCGCTGCTGCTGACCCCAGAGCGTACCCCCGGTCCGGGTGTCTTCTCCCTCCTTGCCGGCGCCCTCGCCGTCTCCGCCCTTCTCGCCGCCGTGGCCGGCGCGCGGGCGGGCACCACCGCCGCCAAGCCGGCGTCATCGGCTGGGCCCGCGCCCGCGCCGTCATCCGAGACAACGTCCCCGACGCCGGAGGATCGCGCGTGA
- the nagB gene encoding glucosamine-6-phosphate deaminase — protein MEVVILKDAREVGRAAAGVFAALLRRKPDAVLGLATGSSPLPVYDELARLHVEEGLDFSQASGFALDEYVGLPADHPEAYGSVIRRDFASRVNIGPASVHTPDGTAADLEGACAAYEEAIAAAGGVDLQILGIGTDGHIGFNEPGSSLASRTRIKTLTEQTRRDNARFFSSIDEVPHHVVTQGVGTIMEARHVVLVATGAGKADAIHGLVEGPVTAMCVGSVLQFHPHTTVLIDEAAASSLKHAEYYRHVYDNKPRWQDH, from the coding sequence ATGGAAGTTGTGATCCTCAAGGACGCCCGCGAGGTCGGCCGAGCCGCGGCAGGGGTGTTCGCGGCGCTGCTGCGGCGCAAGCCCGACGCCGTGCTGGGGCTCGCCACGGGCTCTTCGCCCTTGCCGGTCTACGACGAGCTCGCCCGCCTGCATGTCGAGGAGGGCCTCGACTTCTCGCAGGCCTCGGGCTTCGCGCTCGACGAGTATGTGGGCCTGCCCGCCGACCATCCTGAGGCCTACGGATCCGTGATCCGTCGTGATTTCGCCTCTCGTGTGAACATCGGCCCGGCCAGTGTCCACACCCCGGACGGCACGGCCGCCGACCTCGAGGGCGCGTGCGCGGCGTACGAGGAGGCGATCGCTGCCGCCGGGGGAGTGGACCTCCAGATCCTCGGCATCGGCACCGACGGCCACATCGGCTTCAACGAGCCTGGCTCCTCCCTTGCCTCGCGCACCCGCATCAAGACGCTCACCGAGCAGACCCGCCGGGACAACGCGCGCTTCTTCTCCTCGATCGACGAGGTCCCCCACCACGTCGTCACCCAGGGCGTGGGCACCATCATGGAGGCGCGGCATGTGGTCCTCGTCGCGACAGGCGCAGGGAAGGCCGACGCGATCCACGGCCTCGTCGAGGGGCCCGTCACGGCGATGTGCGTCGGCTCGGTGCTGCAGTTCCACCCCCACACCACAGTGCTCATCGACGAGGCGGCAGCGTCGTCGCTCAAGCACGCCGAGTACTACCGCCACGTCTACGACAACAAGCCGCGGTGGCAGGACCACTGA
- a CDS encoding DUF3039 domain-containing protein: MECMTTMPPDPFADDPRDPSRGGSTATIEREELREELEPGDRERFSHYVRKEKIMESALTGEPVIALCGKVWTPGRDPKKFPVCPTCKEIYEGLRPGKDNDKS; the protein is encoded by the coding sequence ATGGAATGCATGACCACGATGCCTCCAGACCCCTTCGCCGACGACCCCCGGGACCCGTCCCGCGGCGGCTCCACCGCGACGATCGAGCGCGAGGAGCTCCGCGAAGAGCTTGAGCCCGGAGACCGCGAGCGGTTCTCCCACTACGTGCGCAAGGAGAAGATCATGGAGTCCGCCCTCACCGGCGAGCCCGTGATCGCGCTCTGCGGCAAGGTGTGGACGCCTGGCCGCGATCCCAAGAAGTTCCCCGTCTGCCCCACGTGCAAGGAGATCTACGAGGGCCTGCGCCCCGGCAAAGACAACGACAAGTCCTAG